ttgctaaagaggcatataactatactcactcgctcTGTAATGTGTTCAGCCTTGAATCTGAatgttattgtttcatgatTTCTATGGACTGTTGCAGTCTCTCCGCAAATTGAACCATCCCAACATAGTGAAGTTGAAGGAAGTGATTCGGGAAAACGATATGCTGTACTTTGTGTTTGAGTTCATGAAGGAGAACCTCTACCAAATGATGAAGGATAGGTAAGCACTATGTCTGCTGTCTCAGCTATGTGGCGTCTGTGTTTGGGCTTATTAGAAGCAGGTCTTGTTAGAAAAAAGGAAATGACTTGAAGTTTCTTCAGCTGCATCATATGGAAACTGGAAAAAAAACTTTGATTGAATTATTACAAAAGTACCTACATTTAGTAATGCAACACACTTAATGTAGATGTGcatcttctttattatttatacACAATAATAAACAAGTTGCACATCcacatcaaatattttgaatttagtGTGAGAAGCCCTGCAGCcatgtttatgttgtatttCTTCAGGAAATATGGGCTTGCACTTCATTGTCTACTGGTGATCCTGTTTGATTGACATGTGATAATTGTTTCAGGGAGAAGTTGCTACCTGGATCTGTcgtgagaaacattatttacCAAGTCCTTCAGGGATTGGCGTACATGCACAAACTAGGTAGGTCAGATGGTGTGTCAAAGTCCAGGTGTCGTGTTGTTGGTTAGATGGTACGTGGGTCTGGTAAGGTGTAAGGTTATAGTTAAGGTGGTCCATTGATTAGTGGATATGTTGTAGGTCAGGTGGTCCATGGGTCAGTAGTTGTACGTGTTGGTCAGGTGGTCCATGGATTAGTGGATATGTTGTAGGTCAGGTGGTCCATGGGTCAGTAGTTGTATGTGTTGGTCAGGTGGTCCATGGATTAGTGGATATGTTGTAGGTCAGGTGGTCCATGGGTCAGTAGTTGTACGTGTTGGTCAGGTGGTCCATGGATTAGTGGATGTGTTGTAGGTCAGGTGGTACATGAGTCAGTGGTTGTACTTGTAGGTCAGGTGGTACATGAGTCAGTGGTTGTACTTGTAGGTCAGGTGGTACATGAGTCAGTGGTTGTACTTGTAGGTGAGGTTGTACATGGATTAGTGGATGTGTTGTAGGTCAGGTGGTACATGAGTCAGTGGTTGTACTTGTAGGTCAGGTGGTACATGAGTCAGTGGTTGTACTTGTAGGTGAGGTTGTACATGGATTAGTGGATGTGTTGTAGGTCAGGTGGTACATGAGTCAGTGGTTGTACTTGTAGGTCAGGTGGTACATGAGTCAGTGGTTGTACTTGTAGGTGAGGTTGTACATGGATTAGTGGATGTGTTGTAGGTCAGGTGGTACATGAGTCAGTGGTTGTACTTGTAGGTCAGGTGGTACATGGGTCAGTGGTTGTACTTGTAGGTGAGGTTGTACATGGATTAGTGGATGTGTTGTAGGTCAGGTGGTACATGAGTCAGTGGTTGTACTTGTAGGTCAGGTGGTACATGAGTCAGTGGTTGTACTTGTAGGTGAGGTTGTACATGGATTAGTGGATGTGTTGTAGGTCAGGTGGTACATGAGTCAGTGGTTGTACTTGTAGGTCAGGTGGTACATGAGTCAGTGGTTGTACTTGTAGGTGAGGTTGTACATGGATTAGTGGATGTGTTGTAGGTCAGGTGGTACATTGGTCAGTGGTTGTACTTGTAGGTCAGGTGGTACATGAGTCAGTGGTTGTACTTGTAGGTGAGGTTGTACATGGATTAGTGGATGTGTTGTAGGTCAGGTGGtacatgagtgagtggttgTACTTGTAGGTCAGGTGGTACATGAGTCAGTGGTTGTACTTGTAGGTGAGGTTGTACATGGATTAGTGGATGTGTTGTAGGTCAGGTGGTACATGAGTCAGTGGTTGTACTTGTAGGTCAGGTGGTACATGGGTCAGTGGTTGTGTTGTAGGTCAGGTGGTACATGAGTCAGTGGTTGTGCTTGTAGGTGAGGTTGTACATGGATTAGTGGATGTGTTGTAGGTCAGGTGGTACATGAGTCAGTGGTTGTGCTTGTAGGTGAGGTTGTACATGGATTAGTGGATGTGTTGTAGGTCAGGTGGTACATGAGTCAGTGGTTGTACTTGTAGGTCAGGTGGTACATGGGTCAATGGTTGTACTTGTTGGTGAGGTTGTACATTGATTAGGAAATATGTTGTAGGTCAGGTGGTACATTGGTCAGTGGTTGTACTTGTAGGTCAGGTGGTACATGGATTAGTGGATGTGTTGTAGGTCAGGTGTTACATGAGTCAGTGGTTGTACTTGTAGGTGAGGTTGTACATGGATTAGTGGATGTGTTGTAGGTCAGGTGGTACATGAGTCAGTGGTTGTACTTGTAGGTCAGGTGGTACATGAGTCAGTGGTTGTACTTGTAGGTGAGGTTGTACATGGATTAGTGGATGTGTTGTAGGTCAGGTGGTACATTGGTCAGTGGTTGTACTTGTAGGTCAGGTGGTACATGAGTCAGTGGTTGTACTTGTAGGTGAGGTTGTACATGGATTAGTGGATGTGTTGTAGGTCAGGTGGtacatgagtgagtggttgTACTTGTAGGTCAGGTGGTACATGAGTCAGTGGTTGTACTTGTAGGTGAGGTTGTACATGGATTAGTGGATGTGTTGTAGGTCAGGTGGTACATGAGTCAGTGGTTGTACTTGTAGGTCAGGTGGTACATGGGTCAGTGGTTGTGTTGTAGGTCAGGTGGTACATGAGTCAGTGGTTGTGCTTGTAGGTGAGGTTGTACATGGATTAGTGGATGTGTTGTAGGTCAGGTGGTACATGAGTCAGTGGTTGTGCTTGTAGGTGAGGTTGTACATGGATTAGTGGATGTGTTGTAGGTCAGGTGGTACATGAGTCAGTGGTTGTACTTGTAGGTCAGGTGGTACATGGGTCAATGGTTGTACTTGTTGGTGAGGTTGTACATTGATTAGGAAATATGTTGTAGGTCAGGTGGTACATTGGTCAGTGGTTGTACTTGTAGGTCAGGTGGTACATGGATTAGTGGATGTGTTGTAGGTCAGGTGTTACATGAGTCAGTGGTTGTACTTGTAGGTGAGGTTGTACATGGATTAGTGGATGTGTTGTAGGTCAGGTGGTACATGAGTCAGTGGTTGTACGTGTTGGTCAGGTGGTCCATGGATTAGTGGATGTGTTGTAGGTCAGGTGGTACATGAGTCAGTGGTTGTGCTTGTAGATGAGGTTGTACATGGATTAGTGGATGTGTTGTAGGTCAGGTGGTACATGAGTCAGTGGTTGTACTTGTAGGTCAGGTGGTACATGAGTCAGTGGTTGTACTTGTAGGTGAGGTTGTACATGGGTCAATGGTTGTACTTGTTGGTGAGGTTGTACATTGATTAGGAAATATGTTGTAGGTCAGGTGGTACATTGGTCAGTGGTTGTACTTGTAGTTCAGGTGGTACATGGTTTAGTAGATATGTTGTAGGCCAGGTGGTACATAGGTCAGTGGTTGCACTTGTTGGTCAGGTGGTACATGGATTAGTAGATAGGTTGTAGGTCTGGTGGTACATCGGTTAGGCTGTATCTGGCCTGGCTGACTTGTAGTTTTGACACAGAGGTTCAAGAGTCTCATTGCCCaatgcccaggacaagtcagttttcatttcgcaCAGGcagataatggtatcttacttgttcAGGGACTATTAGATAATTTctacttatggtttcaaactgcaaataatcttggatttaatttcatatctgctcataatgaagctattaaagtttgcaataataataagtagggctagtagagagtgaaagtatcactcttcgataaattaTCCTGTAaaaattaacatcatgtattgtgtcataaaatcagagcAAGTGGAATATTAGTCTGGACAAAtttctttcttgaagtcactaggcttttcaacatatttttgaacccctgaattCAGTTGGAGTCGGATGTTAGTATTGTAGGTCAGATCTGGTTCATGGTTGTGAGTcgtttgtttgatatttgtttgatAAACTATCAATCATAATTATTTCTACACTCTTTCAGGATTTTTTCATCGGGACTTGAAACCAGAGAACTTGCTTTGTGCAGGCCCAGAATTAGTAAAAATCGCTGACTTTGGTCTGGCTCGTGAGATTCGATCCCGTCCACCATACACAGACTATGTGTCCACAAGATGGTAAGTTATACTTTGAACCTCAGCCCATCAGTACAGTTTAAGTGATAAATACATTGTCACACACAGACAGTCCTGTTAAATGAATCAGGTCAGCAAGAGCTTCCTAAGTAAAGTATTAGTATGTGATAGACTTCACCAAGAATGTCTAGCAGCActaatatttgttgtttaacatataTGAGATCCAAAAGGGGTCAATTTCAATGCTCTTCTTCTTAATACAGTATGTGGGATTTTGTCTGAGCTCAACATAAACCGTTACATAGCAGTAGATATGAATGATACATGATGTCTATAGATAGTGACTGAATTTTTTCACAGGTACCGGGCCCCAGAGGTGTTGCTTCGTTCAACCAACTACAGCTCACCCATTGACATATGGGCCCTTGGCTGCATCATGGCCGAGTTGTACACCCTGCGACCACTATTCCCTGGCAGCTCTGAGATTGACCAGATATTCAAGACATGCACATGTCTCGGGACCCCATCCAAAGAGGAGTGGCCAGAGGGCTACCAGCTGGCCAGTAGCATGAATTATAGATTTCCACAGACTGTACCAGTCAGCCTTAAATCACTCGTCCCGAGCGCTGATAAGGATGGCCTTGACCTTATGGCACGCATGTTGAAGTGGAACCCATCACATCGACCCGGATCAAGTCAGGTTGGATATGTTTGTTCTCGATTGTTCTACACAGCCTGATCTGACTTGACACAGAAACtgtattcagttatttacagaccgccaccatatagctgcaatattactgagtgcggggtagaactaaactcactcactcactcagcattattttttcagttgttgttATGTGTTGATGTGAGGACTATGAGGAGCCGAATGTTATACCTTCAAATGTTGTCTGACTCAGAGTTGAATAATTAGCAGTAGACTCAATGTACTCTGTGTGAGTGAGACACAACAATACGATGGTCATAATAGTCTGAGTCATGATCCACAAAGCAATCATAACATTGCAACCTGCCATTACTCTGTTGTTAAACATTGGCTTGTGAATGTTGAAGTGCTGCAAAAgttttgtggatcgggaccctGTTCAATATATTAAACTTGCAACAGAATATATTATTTGCAACAGAagtttcttaaaaaaaaacttTGCCAAAGTTCCCAACCTAAATTATAATGTTAACAATATATTTAAGTTTTTGCTGTAACATGCTTGCAGTGTTTGCGACATGCCTACTTTCAAGTGGATCAAACACTGGGTGTGTCCATGGCATCAAGCAGGCCACAGGTAGCATCCAACCACAACAGCCATACAACGCAGGCAGCACATGCAGTACAACCTGCACAAACTCGCAAAGCATCTATAGACAGCTTGGGAGGCCCCTCCAACTACAAGGACAAGCCAATCAACCCCTCACCTGTAAGTGGCAGGGGGTATCGTTAATCCGATCAACCTGGGTTCAATCCTCAACTGAATACAATATGTAAATCTCGTTTCTGTTGTCTAGCTGACGGAATATTGGTAAGTGTGGTGTAAGGCTGTAAGTTTCAGTTGTTATCAGCTCTCTTCCCAAAAGCCTTTTGAACTGAAGAAACACAATAataacaaatttttaacttaccttaccataggtcttatgcatattacctcaagcttcgctagaagagatcagacagtcgttgattcgccattccctagatggctacctcatgtaatctacgaatgtagtcacggaagtgacgtgatctccccactcgcgcaagcgcgaacaatccaaaattcacttttacttctagcgttcgtctgttcggacgtttttggttcgcttagtttacctactttgtggttcaataaagttgtttcctcacgggtaggtatggtttgtatcccttaggtgtgcgtgttaaggtaagttatcttttaactgcacttactttgctacctcgtgttgttttttctctcacttcggggtgggttcgcccgcgtcgtgtgtgagtgcggcatggcgtccgtgggggtattatatcttgctggttttctccctccatgtggttttccatgtcgattagtatttttgccaggtttcactgcatttatatgttttttcgtGCCACGTTGCGATGTACGCAGGCAACCCTTTTGGTTGTTTGCCCTTCGCTGTCACGAGCTTACGGGCGTGCCTACTTTATAGTGGGGGTGCGTTGGTGCTGCATTTCTGGTATAGGGGTGTTTTTTCTACCGCCTAGCGTTGGTTTCAacgcattgttttgttttgtatgttgcACTTAACTGTGTATGTCTCGCCAGTTTAGCACCGTCTGCTAGGGGCAGGAATCGGCGAATTTCCCCACCCTTGGtgcccggattgtgcgtctctgGCCTGCTCTTTTGACGGACGCTGCCAGTGCTGCGAGGCGTTGTTGGTTGCTGGTTTCAAGGCTTCTTTTGCGGCTAAGAGGAAGCATTTATCACAGCGGAAGAGAAGGTTTCCCGTCTCCAGCGTCGTCGTTGGGATCTCTGCCGGACGACCCTGACTTACAACCGCCTTCAGCGCCTGTGCCGACGCCTGGGATGGGGCGTTCGTCCATGACGCCTGTACGTTTGTCCCCGGAACCACCTCGCTCGGATTCCATCGTGGATCTGTTTTCGTCCGGAGGCGTGTCTCATCCGGAGGTCCAGAGGTTCCTGCGCTCCCTCCTCACGCCCGGTGCTGCTGCGATGCCAGCGTCTGTctcgacaccagcgcctatgccgacaccagcgcctatgccgacaCCAGCGCCTGTGCTTACGCCAGCACCTATGTCTGCGCCAGCGCCTAAGCCTACGCCGGCGCTTACGCCAGCGCCTGTGGCCTGCGCCAGTacctatgcctacgccagcgtCTATGTCTACGTCAGCGCCTGTCCCGACACCAGCGCCGACGCCGGACCGTGTGCCAGCGCCAGCACCTGCGTCTTACCGTATACCCAGGGTGTTGCATACGTTGTCCAGGGAAGAGGTTTTGCAACGACAGTTGGATGAAGCGCGCGCTCGGCGCTTGGAGGCAGAGAGCTCTCGGCGCAGATGGCGCTCCAGGTTCCCTGGGAGTCGGTGATCCTGTACCCTCCACAGTAGTCTTTGTCGGAGTTCTCGGTCCCCGCGACGCACTTTGAATGTGGACTCTCGCTTTACTACCAGGTGAAGATGTTACTTGCTCTCCCAGTCCATATCACCTCGACGTTCCTCTAGAACTCGGCGTTTGCGGTCACCGGAACCACCTTGGATCCCGTCCAAGGAATCTACTGCTCATGCGGCGTGATTCGAATTCCATGTCCTGGGAGGTTTTTGCCCGGACTTCGACGAGGAAGTAGGAGGCGACGGAGATGGTGATGGCACTTGACTACCCTTATCAGTCGTCTtcgagtggattgctgacaggttaCCGGACTGCCCTTCGCCTTCGGCTGATTCCAGCAACCCTGCAGCAATTCATTTATCACCGGAACTACTCATCCCGcctcatcctatggtggcggacgCCATGGTTGTATTACATGCGGTCTATGCGAAATTGTCAACTAATCCGAATTTCTAAGCGTGTAAGTCGAGgaagtcagattacaagataGACAGCCTGGTTTTCGCGGGCAGCGTGGCTGTCTTGGTTGTATCTCTGTAGCGGTTATTGGGCTCCTCGCGGCTCTCTCATAGAGTGCAGGATTCTAAGCAGGTGCCATTGAGACTGAACTCAAGCGGATGCTTAAGCCGTTGTCTGCGCTGGCGTCAGCTACCTCGGCGGCGGCGATGGACTTGTCTGAAGACAACGCCTCGAGGATCGATCACCGTACCAGATATTCCTACGCCGGTAGGTGGGAGGGACTGGTCGCATCCCCGTAGATCCTTACgttacaatttgtctacatatacttcaagcggagaaagttttctttcaaGTGCTTTACTCATTTCGTCACGAAGATTTTTCGAGCAACAACAAAGTGACACGCCTAACTACACCTCTTATTACAAGAGAGGACGGCATTTATCTTCGGGGAAAATTCCAACACATCtatctgaaaaacaatttgtCTACGTCAGTTTCAAGCGGCGGAAGGGTTTTCGCGCGCTTTACTCATTTGGACACGTGCTCGcaaacagcatggttacggTCAAGCCTATAGGCTAGCAGGGTATCACCgtttacaagatttcatgatgatcagttacctgctacaccggtgatgtcacgtctacattttgattggtgcccgagagacaacgccctgcaaaggatcccagggtcgttacatctacaatttgattggtcatcgagggacaacgccctgcgcagaatgtgttgttatgaTTCTAGTGTAAGAaagttgtctgcagtgacttACAGTCATTTTACAATGGAAGGATGTCGTTTACACTCTAGACTAGCCGTCTACAGCGGCATTGGATTTCTCTAGTCGGCATAGAAATCCTCTAACAGTAGTCTCAACGCTGCTTATCAGGAGGCGTGCAGCGatgtatggcagtttctgatcggacagacGGCCAGTTATAAGTAGACttcttgaaatgtcaacacattcataatgtaCAGCGTGGTTGTTCTGAAGTCGAAGAATGACGCATTTTTATGGCATACAAGCTTATCTTGAGAGAGTTGTACTTCATTATCAGGCTGTTAAGTCAGCTTCAACTAACTCCgcgggatttgattcatcacatcgCCGTCTCAGGTTCGGGGGTCGAAGTTCAAGGCGATGTTAAAAGCAAGCTGTACTCTGTccgttatcactatgtcagtgataatgtctactcgatttgctcacgtcaccttaggatatgatcagacgtagacgtctACTATTACGTCTATGACAGCGTTTTCTTGATCATGATTTCAAGACAGGTTTACGACATTGGACGTCTTGACTCCCCACCAGTGGTAGACTCGCTGGTCAATGTTTGGAACTTGCATATTAGAGccgtcattcaacaaccatctttaggtTGACACGTCTCTACCAGGATTgagtgcctatctagtcaaggaggttgcagcaggattctggGGGAGTGGAGCTCTATCTCTTCACATCACCCAGTTGAAGATAAAAGCGGTGATGCATGTCTATTATTGGTTGACAGcaccgagagacaagctactgatgatccatacGGTCAACTCAATAGTAGCCCTCTAGGTAACAAGGGTCAAGGAGGCCTCGACCTCTACTACACTTGTCGTTTCTACCCTTCGACGTGGTCGAGTCTGATCCTCCAAATAAAAGtatctcacataccaggagcctgcatcttcatggcagacgccttatctcgcCCCCTACGTCTATCTCCAACAGAGAATATGTTGTGTCGAGAGACGTTTCAAATAATCGGCTTCCAGAGTGGGACCAATTGTTGTACCATCCTCACAATTGGACACTGCACCGGGATCCGTCACGGTTTCATCTTTGCGCCTGGACCATCTGTGATAGtcttgagggccaaggggtactcatctcaagtggcgaaATTAATCACCCTGGAGCACAGCGtttccactcagtcactttatggACCTGCAGGTGTGGGCGATCGACACGATCCtgcgactgcttttggtcgcaccttggtggccagccaggccaTGGTTCCTCGACCTGCGTCATCTCGCCAGCGGAGAGTCATACCAGCTCCCAGATTAGTTACGTCTGCTTCGACATCCGCACAGTCGGCAGCTGCATCCGGACCCACTGAGATTTCATCTTCACAgttgggtcatctgcagaaggCAATAAGAGTTAAGGGCTACTCCTCGTGCGCGGCAAGCGTCCTAGCTTGTACGCATCGAATGTCCACTAGGTCCTTATATGACgacaagtggcgctcatttgaGAGTTTTTGCTCTCAAAGATCACAAGACCCtatgacagcttctccacagtaTTTAGCGAACTTCCTCCTGTTCCTGCATAACTGCAAGCATCTTAGAGGCAGTACCTTGGGGACTTATCTGTCGGCTTTGAACTCTATTCGATTAAAGCagataaacagatttccaaGGTACCAGATCCTATTGCGCTACTCAAGGCCTGCAAATTGGAGGACCGGAAAGTTAAGCTTCGTCCTCCAGTTTGGGACCTCAACATCGTCCTACAACATCTTAGAGGACCTCCGTATAAGCCTTTAGAGGAAGCCTCCTTCGTGTATTTGGGACGGTCTTCATTCTAGCGTTAGCTACCGCAGATAGAGCTAGTGAAATTCATGCCCTGGACGTCACGCAGGTTCGCTTGGATCAGTCGAGGCATGGACCAGCCCACTTGGGTCTCCTGTGAGATTTtgtggccaagaatcagctcCCTGGACAGCCAGACAGGCTGTTCTCCATTCCTCTGTCATCTGCAGTCTTGGGACAacatgacttggaggaggagctgctgtgtctcgttagagccctcagatgttacatccggaagttggcttctaagagacgttcccctaaaagactgttcatcctgctttcgactacctgcaaaggggaggtgaacaggaacacagtcacCTTATGGCTTCGATCTACGATTCTGGCGGCTTTTGATGCCAAGCGTCTACCTCATCCAGTGGCGAacaacccacacgagatcagagcgttggcgtctaccatggccctccatagaaattgcacagtgccacaaactatggaaggctgcttttggaagtcgtcgtctactgccttcgcttcccactacctgagggacttggcagttgaggacatggagggggagctgctgtg
Above is a genomic segment from Haliotis asinina isolate JCU_RB_2024 chromosome 7, JCU_Hal_asi_v2, whole genome shotgun sequence containing:
- the LOC137291881 gene encoding serine/threonine-protein kinase dyf-5-like — translated: MNRYQLTKQLGDGTYGSVLLATHIETGEKVAVKKMKKKYYSWDECLSLREVKSLRKLNHPNIVKLKEVIRENDMLYFVFEFMKENLYQMMKDREKLLPGSVVRNIIYQVLQGLAYMHKLGFFHRDLKPENLLCAGPELVKIADFGLAREIRSRPPYTDYVSTRWYRAPEVLLRSTNYSSPIDIWALGCIMAELYTLRPLFPGSSEIDQIFKTCTCLGTPSKEEWPEGYQLASSMNYRFPQTVPVSLKSLVPSADKDGLDLMARMLKWNPSHRPGSSQCLRHAYFQVDQTLGVSMASSRPQVASNHNSHTTQAAHAVQPAQTRKASIDSLGGPSNYKDKPINPSPGPIAVTVPRKQPERKRWGTTNISEKWDDWDDLDFSLPSKKPIAAVKPKYKEPEKAMDEFEDDFLNSILSKSPSKPAVPTAGRRMNSGRSSARSAKQHYLNSSRYHPGLNPLNSGMKRNPLGAITRPNVDSGLRNFNTPASKDSGGGYMPSFGLSNKPSYAGGNVSWKRAQPTPISNNPGSNMRQPLAGPMPGRTDWAAKYLKS